TTCGTGTCGGCGAGGATGAGCCCGTGCGCTTCGGCGGCGCGGGCGGCGCGCTCGTAGATCTCGAGCGAGAGGTCGCGCAGCTCTTCGGCCCGTTCGGCGCCGACGATCTCGACCGTCTGATCGAACGAGATGTTCTCGTCGTGCTCGCCCATCGGAGCCTTGAACGCGGGCGTGAAGATGGGCGCGGGCAGACGGTCGCCGTTGCCGAGTCCGGCGGGAAGCCGGATGCCGCAGACGGTGCCGTCCGCCTGGTACTCGGCCCAGCCGGAACCCGTGAGGTAGCCGCGCACGACGCACTCGATGGGCTGCATGTCGAGGCTCCGCACGATCATCGCCCGGCCGGTCACGGCGTCGGGGATGAGGCTGACGGCCTCGTCGCCCACGAGCACGTGGTCAGCGGCGAGGTGGTTCGGGATGCCGCGTCCGCCGTCGGCGCCCGCGAGCTGGTCGAACCACCACAGGCTCAAGGTCGTCAGGAGCACGCCCTTGTCGGGGATGCCCGGCGACAGCACGTGGTCGAACGCGCTCACGCGGTCGCTCGCGACGACGAGAAGGTGCGGCGCGGATGCCGTGTCTCGGGCGTCGTCCGGGAGGTAGAGGTCGCGCACCTTGCCCGAATAGACGTGGCGCCATCCGGCGAGATCGAAGGCGGGGTCGGGGGAGTCCGTCACCCGCCCCATCATTCCAGACGCTTTGCCCCGACCTCGCGAGAGCTGTATAGTCCACGTGGACTAGTCGAGATGGAGTGATCGTGAAGGACGCCGTCGCGCGGCTGACGCCACTCGCCCTCATGGTGCTCGCGCTTCTGAAAGAGGGCGACATGCACCCCTACGAGATGATCCGTCTTCTGCGGGAGCGACGCGTCGATCGACTCGTCTCCATCACCAACGGCACGATGTACCACACGGTCGCGCGGCTCGACCGGGCCGGGCTCCTCGCCGAAGTCGGCGTCGACCGCGACGGCAACCGCCCCGAGCGCACGACGTACTCCCTGACGGATGCCGGTGCCGAGGCCGTCACGGAATGGGTGCGCCGCGAACTACCCCGTATCGACCGGCCCGAGCCGTTCCGCGTCGCACTCGCCGAAGCCCACAACCTCGACCGCGCCGAAGCGGTCTCGCTCCTCCGGCAGCGGCTCACGCTGCTCGCCGCAAAGCACGTCGCGCTCGGCGAGGGGCATCGGGGTGCCCGCGAGAAGGGCGTCCCCGCCCAGTACCTGCTCGAGGTCGACCGCGACGAGGAGCTCACGGGCGCCGATGTCGCGTGGCTCGAACGACTCATCCAGCGACTCGACGACCCCGACTTCGCGTGGGGTCCCGAGGCCG
This genomic stretch from Microbacterium sp. SLBN-146 harbors:
- a CDS encoding PadR family transcriptional regulator; amino-acid sequence: MIVKDAVARLTPLALMVLALLKEGDMHPYEMIRLLRERRVDRLVSITNGTMYHTVARLDRAGLLAEVGVDRDGNRPERTTYSLTDAGAEAVTEWVRRELPRIDRPEPFRVALAEAHNLDRAEAVSLLRQRLTLLAAKHVALGEGHRGAREKGVPAQYLLEVDRDEELTGADVAWLERLIQRLDDPDFAWGPEAAPSERYLSQRKAARR
- a CDS encoding phosphoribosylaminoimidazolesuccinocarboxamide synthase; translation: MGRVTDSPDPAFDLAGWRHVYSGKVRDLYLPDDARDTASAPHLLVVASDRVSAFDHVLSPGIPDKGVLLTTLSLWWFDQLAGADGGRGIPNHLAADHVLVGDEAVSLIPDAVTGRAMIVRSLDMQPIECVVRGYLTGSGWAEYQADGTVCGIRLPAGLGNGDRLPAPIFTPAFKAPMGEHDENISFDQTVEIVGAERAEELRDLSLEIYERAARAAEAHGLILADTKFEFGLDDEGVMTLADEVLTSDSSRYWDAAAWAVGTTPTERMASFDKQIVRDWLAAEWDKTGEPPALPTEIVERTSARYRELLERLTGA